The region ttgtgaaatggtggtagatgactatcgacaaataattgtaaaattttacgtcgattaaaccatttgaatttgtcgcatataatttatacctacatgctgattctgatttacttaactattaaggtaaatgtaggtacatgactataatttacttgttctgcctatcatacctatagaatgtttataaataaagatgaaaaagctctaatttgattgataaattgatatttataacaatcatGTGCAAGCAAGAATACTAatctcttattatttatatgaatgacagcgcatcaaaatattataaccaactaaaaacgtaaattttgatcaaattctaatataaatgttttaaaaaatttagtCATTttgtgttgactttttgctacttggactaattcattgctcgtgagtgtaataggTATTAaccctatagacctattacaaacatatttttcatcaagttttgaattcaccgtaagtaattgtcttttatgaattgttcaaCACCCTTTTCTGAGATAATTTCGACTATTAaaaacagtttaatttaaatcaatttacttttaaactgtacgatgtaaacaaaaaaaaagttacgaaaacaatgccaagtgcggaatgatgatgcaatgtttagaaagcaatatacttattactatttcgcatgaaagaaagaaagagcaacaattcaaaagggctacctggtaactaatcacgtatagtttcaagtgctcgcattgccgcttggcacttgaaaatatacacgattagtacgcagtggtaactgctgcagtatattttcaagccataattttggcccaacttacttgaaaatatacgcgattagtgcgtaatggccttgtatactttcaagtaaatcatggcaccattttaatttgaaaatatacgcgagcagtcccaacctctgcgttctggccttgtatagtttcaaaacacgcctcTACTAGACATACTGTTAACCAATAGTATTGCAGTAAATGAGCTATCGATACTATTAATAGGCCAATTTGACATTCTCACGGTGATGGGgtcgaataataatattattaagtgactTCTTTTTCACTTTTGCACTcctcataataaaattatcttgcacctcctgtgggttgactggtagaaaatgcttgtagcattaagtccaccctttgtaaaattatttttatatgcaataaaggattaaataaataaataaataatcgatAGTTTATGCTATCGTTGTTGCGGCAACACTAGACAGAATGCTTGAGAGTCTCGGATAATAACCCCGTATGCGAAAATGCACCTAACTGCATGCTGTCCTCAATCGAAACTCGTCGCCAATAGCATGTGACAAGTCTGAAAAGTTAATTGAAATCGCTATTAGACTCCGGCGTCAATAGAGTACAGTTTTGTTTGAAAGTTCAGTCGAGGGGAAAAGACCGACCTTGAAACAAATGTAACAAGTTATATTGTAGGTAACTTGAACTTGAGGatttgctgtttttttttacttattctGTTTGTAGTTGTACCCTGTTTACATACTCAAAGCGGTGACGAGTAAATTATGACTAGTACGAACGATAAAGTGagttattttagttttgtaaacgcgttcatattattatttttaacaaattttaatacatataattttagtGAAGTAGAGAATGAAgaatttttatattcatttttgtacattttattttcctaGATGGCCAATGTTCCAATGGTCAGTTGGATTGTGGGTTaatctgtaaaaaataaatattcagatCTCACTTTTTAAGGGTGCTGTTTTCTTGAAGAATTTTAAACAACCAAGGTAAAAAATGGTACATCGAaagaataacaaaaaaaaacgtaatgTAAGTCAGTGTCATTTGTCCCCGTATAGAGATGTAGgacataaaaataagaatCTAGAATCTAGCCTCCGATAAAGTCAGTGCTGAGGCAGCTGCAGATATTTTCTTAAAGTTATACACTTCTTCGATATTTAACATAAATTGTTGAATCTATAAAAAGCTTCAGTGAATTGAACAAGTAAAAGTTTATGCACTCTTTTGCTCGGCaaattataatatcaaaaGTAGCCTGTGGACAGTTTGACAAGTCATTTATCAAACTGTGGATATAATGATATTCGATAAAACGCCGATGAGTTGCGAGATAAAAAATGATTCACACCTTATATAGATTACAAAATGTGCGATTAATGTGGTAGAAAGAaatatgataagtacctaataatttaaattgggTACAATTGTTATGTTTCATTCGAAATAATCTATGTTAAAACTTAACCAGGTTAGagattaacaatattaaaacacTGATATTGTTCCAAGTTATAAGGCCATTTTGAGACTAGTAGCTTCAGTAGGCATATATTGAGTATTTAGTGTCTCTAGTccaatcatatttatatttatattcctATTGAACTATGGAACCTCACACCAATGTGGTTATTTCTTCAGCTCTATAAAACACGACTGCAATATAATTTGGTGCTTCGAAGCCGCAGCGGCCGCTAGGAGGTAATTGTTAGCCTCCACATCGCCCGGCCACACTTCTGCGGTCGTCTGCCAGCCTGGTATTTACTCTGGCCCGAGGGCTTGATCAAACAACATTTCAATCCTTcattgaattttaatgtgtccCGAAACCTATTATACGAAGATTAAATGATACACTACAGCTATTAATAGCTGATAgttataaactttataaagGCATTTACACATCTGTTGCAATACACGGTTTTACCTGTACCGTGTAAATGTGCTTTACACAGCCGCGGCTGGCGGCTAGGGCTCAGTCTGCACAACCATAATTATTACCCATCACCTCTATACTTTCATTCAATAACAATTAGTCATGGCAACACGATACCTAAGGGGAATCTCCCGCGTTTATTTTGTATGAGGAATAAAGAAACTgcttgaaataaatgtatttctttGTACGGAAGCTCATGTTACCTGATGCGCGCATgcaaatacctactattattGTCTCTTCggtttttatttcatcattATATTTGCACCTCGGAGTAGGAACGACCGGGGAATGGCTCTATTAAGGGCGCATCCAACGCTAATGTGTCATTTACATGAAAACGAGCGCTGTTTAATGTTAAATATCTGAGAAACAATGCAAAAACTTGCAGCTTAATTACATGCACATGAACTTTAAATCTGCGACCGACACGCGAGAACCATTACATGGCGCCCTTTAATATGAACGTGACTCATGGAATTAACTGGTATTCTTTCTTCTATTTCAGATCAGCAACAATGGAAAGTTCGAGGTGGTTACTCGCGCTGGTGTTCCTTGGCGTGGCGCTGCAGGCGTCAGGCTTCCCGAGCTCGCGCCGCTCCCGCGCCTCCCGCCTCCCCGCCGACCCCGAGGACACCTCCAGAGAGAGCAAGCTCACCACCGACTTCAAGGAACCCTCCTCCACCACGCCCGCCGCGCCCACCAACAGGAAAAACAAAGCGCTCAATCTCTTCAACGGCTTCTTCCCCTCGTTCCTGTCGTCAGGACTGGAGTAcgaggatgatgatgatgacgtcaCGTTCTCCGTGAACGATGATGCTATCGATGAGGAAGACCTGTCGAGGACCATCCCGAGCTCGCGCCGGCCGCAGAACAAGAAGAAACACGGTAACGGAAACGGAAATTCCAACAGCAATAGAAACAACGTGCAAAACAATTACCAGAACCAACAGGACATAAACTCTCTGCAGTATGACAACTCCCCGATCTTCTACATCAGACTGCCTCCTACTCCGTACATGTTTGTGCCGGGGCTCGGCTACGTGTCTCAGCCGCCGAGCCTGGGCCCGCCCATGGCGCCGCCGGGCCCGCAGGTCGCTGACCCCTTCATCAACCTGCCTCTAGACTTCGTCTCCAACGCCAAGCCAACTGGTGTATACCAGTGGAGCGGGGCACCAGCCTTCCCTCAAGTGCAGCAGCCTTACGACCCGTACGGAGGCTACCAGGCTCCTCAGCAGATGATGCAGCAGCCACAGAGGCCCAGCTACGAGCCTTCGTACAAACCTCAACCCAAACCGACGCCTAGCAACTCTAAAGTTACCAACCTGAAAGGAACTTACAACTTCAACGGGAAACCTGGCGATAGTGTGTATGTGTTGAGGGACACGTACAACTCGATATACTCGGACGCTCTGCAGAACTTCTACCCCTAGGCCTgaccagctaccgtaccaccaccgacacaacGACGACCTTGcggtcaaacatctgtcagattcatacgtcagatttgacaagagAGCGACGCTACAgaattgttaattgctaatgttcggtggtggtaaacACATAGTGCTGGATGTTAGGAAATGGACTGGCGGTATCTATTGACTGGCTCGTATCGAGCTACATGTATTTAAATTAGGATTTTGAATTGTATTGTGAATGGAGGTGTTTTAGTTCTTGAGACCAGTATCTTTTATTAATTacgtaagtaatatttttttatactcgTAGTCATTGACCATGTCTTTAATTGTAACAATAGATACTTTTAAACGTTTTCAAAATATGTGAATGAACAATTTCATGtgcttaggtacataaaatgcCTGTATATGCACTGTCAGTTTATGTTGACGAGCTGATTATGATAATGACAGAAAGATGAAAGAAGGGaccagtaaaataaaaattaactcTAGGAATTTCTTAATACTTCTTAACCCTTcatgattatttaaataaaaataaaagataatacttaattttatgtaaacaaGTATTTCTATagacacataattatatactttgAAATGtatttacctaggtacttcTATGTAAATAAGCTTATGCCTTATACTTTATGCCAgttaaacaatataaatagaCACTTATTTGTGCAAGGCaagcttcataatatttttaggatgagtaaattgtttttaaatctgaaaattattataaataagaaagTACTAATACGTATTATACACAGTCAACTTCAAAAGTAGctatacaatacactttatcGCTTGTCAAACTATCAAACcgtcattattttaattatgatttaagtaataagtagTTAGATGGTTTGTACGTTTGACAAGATACTAAACTTAATAGTTTAGCTACTTTAGCAgactgtacctactttgtgAGATATTTCTTACATAAGTGCTTACTTTTTATGTCCCTTTTTATATACGTAACATTTTGcttatgtattattatctAAATAGAATTAGACTTGTAATTAAACTTGAGTTGTGCCCAAAATATGGCATAGAACCATCGCTTACCTATGTAATgcaatacactcacgggcaatgaaaaggttccactgagaaaaacacgcATTTACTACTAAATGGAAAACGCTAGCTTTATGACGCTTTctacaacattgaagtacatttaacggagcatcaggatattattGTCAACTAAACACAatcatattttgttcaaattttaaattaaatcttagaaaaaattggggtcgtttggtgtcggctttttgtgagtggaactatttcattgcctgtgagtgtagGTAACATTCATGAAAATCTGCCTTCCCCGTAACTTAAGGGCTTACCTTAAACGACAGCGTTTATTTGTGTTATTACCTATTATCAACTTGATGcgtttaaatattgttttctttACGCGTCTTTAGTATAAGTCAAACTCGTCACATAGTTTTCTAGTTTAAATTAtcttattacttaatttatttcataattattttatttattaaatgagtAAGGTCATAAATAAGTTACGTACAAATCTTTTTTCGGCCTGTTAAGTTTAAGTTAGTTGCAGGTTACAAATCAGTCTGTATTTTTATAGtttcatatacttacttaattaattatataatgtttatagtaaataattgtaaaagcCGTGGGATgcaatattcataatatttaaacgTTTATACAAGGAGACAAAGTTGAGAATGTTAGTAATTCGGAATGTTAGTGACAAgaaataaatgttataataTAAGACATAACATAACAACTTGTATAATTATCTATCATTATGCTTTTTAGTAGGCTAATatggtataaaatatatacctatatacctaaaCCTTATACATGTACCTAAAACTACCAACCTGCCTATAGGtatgtgtaaattttatattgtgCTAAATCACAATCTcaatcattataaaatatttagtaggtattttgtttaaaaagttgTGCAACATTTTGTGAcgaagttaaaaataaattaataaaacaatgcacggattgtgtaaatataatgtttatattttatatataaaaataaagtcagAAGTGATAGTAACAGTGTAGGTTGAAAAAACAGTAGTTAGATATTTACTGAAATGCAGGTttgtattgaaataaatactgAAAAGTAAATgtgatattttgttttatttttaatctatttatcaccatcattatcatcccaatccatcacgtccccactgctggggcacgcgtctccttccaatgaaagaagggttttggcctagtccaccacgctggccttatgcgggttggtggatccCAACACAAGACAAGCAAGAGATAATTAATCATCAAcagctataataataattatctaactATCATTTATTCACGAACAACTCACAACTCACAATGATCTTCTATGATAGGTGGGTAGGTTCCTTCACAGTAGGTAGGCAAACTATCCCTCATCATCAGATTTATCtgccccttagcatgaattttcatcgtgaacgtgacgtgaaattactcgatgattttgtagggaaattttagttctgataccgaccgccaggggcgctgttcatattttcatacaaaattactcgatgaattctacttcacaTTCACGATGAAAATACATGCTAAGGGGTACAGGTCCTGAGATCCCTAGTCAGAGAAATAGGGCTCAAAGGTTATATTCTATTTTCCCCGGTAGGTACCATATAGTTACCTAttattgcaataaataatttgatttattagagATAGGTATCTTTATGATAAGCGTCCActtatcggtatcgtacgtatcggaccaaactgattttcataaatgtatggataaacggcgtcggcaatgccgatgaaggggcgcacttgtgtgaatttctatacaaaaaagtacctatagtgAATGCGATGTGTCTGAGCGTCTAGTACGGGCTTGCAATATATGTCAACGTTGATAGAAATCGTAAGCACGCCAAACTATTAGTTTCCAAGTTAATTGGTAGTATgagttacatttttttattatagttcATGCGATATCGTTTATGCTACAACTCGATTGTGCGAACTTCACTCTAGATACTTTACCTCTTTCTAGCGCTTGTAAAAAGAAAGGGCAAACACACATGTCATTTTGGCGTCTTGATTTTCGTATATTATATGTCAATGACTCTaaccaaaatatatatgtcaatcaATGTCAATGActctaacaaaaacaaactgaaatttggtttacaagcttttatttataaaaattataaaattaagaatgaTCCTCACAAGTGCATCGCAATTcgaagtacctaattgtagattttatggaaaggtaagtacctacctacctatatacttattatgtttacgATAACTTAAGGTAAAATTGtaggaataaataatattttactagacCTAATCTATTCGTACTATTTACAGGAATGGGGACCTAAACAAGCCTGCCGATGGACCCCACGGCAGGTTAACtgccataaataaatgtcCGTACATGGTGTAGAATCTCCTACGACCTATTCTGCACATGAGGGGAGCCCAAGACGCTCTGTCGTTGGACGAAGCCCAAGATGCCCTGTCGTCGGAAGAAGCCCAATACTTGTTGCCCCACTGAGACCAAGGCAGAGTCCTAGGACAACCCGTCGACGCGTGATTCGTCCGAGGCAGTCAACGCCGCGACGCTATCGTCCTCTCATGGGGATTTAGGCCATTTATGTAATGGATaactatataagtaataaatgattatttttaaacatttatttttcatttctaagggtgcttacgtaaagaatcgggttccctgtatctacccgtaccggtaacttgATTAGGTATCGCTCACTGAGAAATTTAAAACCGTGAAATGCTCTAGCGCACTCGCTGAAAGATAAAcagcaggttaccggtacgggtagatacaggtAACCAgtatctctatgtaagcaccctaatgGTGATATACATTGGTTCAGTGCCTGGACGCAGTAAGGCAGATTTCACGACACAGTCGCATTGGTCTTGGTTGAAAATAGCGTCCAAGCGGGATCAGTACCAACATAGTACTCTACTGGGTCCAGTCACTGAACCAATATAAACTATCTCTAATAACAAGCACTATTCCTGTACGTCTAGTATAGGTTGTTGATAGTTGACACAACGTTtatagtttcagttttcttccatacatttacaagcagcgcctctagcggaaactatcataaaCTAAAATTGGTAGTATGAGTTATTTCAAATcgtagttttaaaaaacgaAATAAGTTTACGTGTAAATTATAGCTTTTTGGTAGTACGAGTTACATGTTTGACAGATCTTAGGTAGTCAGCTTCAACGAATTCGAAAACTTTCATAGTTGTTGCTCTCACTGAAAATTTGTAGGTGAGAAGcgtttttgttgttggttAGGATCTAGTTAGAATTTAATTTGTGACTATCAGCGATCATATTTTGCGTGGCGAATGGCTGCAGAGGCAGAGGAAACCCTATTAACCACTAGGAACTAACACAAACTTAAGAATGCGGAGTAATGATGGCAGGAATAGTGCTTGTTATTAGAGATAGTTTATATTGGTTCAGTGACTGGACCCAGTAGAGTACTATGTTGGTACTGATCCCGCTTGGACGCTATTTTCAACCAAGTCCAATGCGACTGTGTCGTGAAATCTGCCTTACTGCGTCCAGGCACTGAACCAATGTATATCACcattagggtgcttacatagagatacTGGTTacctgtatctacccgtaccggtaacctgctgTTTATCTTTCAGCGAGTGCGCTAGAGCATTTCACGGTTTTAAATTTCTCAGTGAGCGATACCTAATcaagttaccggtacgggtagatacagggaacccgattctttacgtaagcacccttagaaatgaaaaataaatgtttaaaaataataatttattacttatatagttATCCATTACATAAATGGCCTAAATCCCCACGAGAGGACGATAGCGTCGCGGCGTTGACTGCCTCGGACGAATCACGCGTCGACGGGTTGTCCTAGGACTCTGCCTTAGTCTCAGTGGGGCAACAAGTATTGGGCTTCTTCCGACGACAGGGCATCTTGGGCTTCGTCCAACGACAGAGCGTCTTGGGCTCCCCACATGTGCAGAATAGGTCGTAGGAGATTCTACACCATGTACGgacatttatttatggcaGTTAACCTGCCGTGGGGTCCATCGGCAGGCTTGTTTAGGTCCCCATTCCTGTAAATAGTACGAATAGATTAGgtctagtaaaatattatttattcctaCAATTTTACCTTAAGTTATcgtaaacataataagtatataggtaggtaggtacttacctttccataaaatctacaattaggtacttcgAATTGCGATGCATTTGTGAGGATcattcttaattctataatttttataaataaaagcttgtaaaccaaatttcagtttgtttttgttagagTCATTGACATtgattgacatatatattttggttAGAGTCATTGACATATAATATACGAAAATCAAGACGCCAAAATGACATGTGTGTTTGCCCTTTCTTTTTACAAGCGCTAGAAAGAGGTAAAGTATCTAGAGTGAAGTTCGCACAATCGAGTTGTAGCATAAACGATATCGCATgaactataataaaaaaatgtaactcATACTACCAATTAACTTGGAAACTAATAGTTTGACGTGCTTACGATTTCTATCAACGTTGACATATATTGCAAGCCCGTACTAGACGCTCTGCCATCATTACTCCGCATTCTTAAGTTTGTGTTAGTTCCTAGTGGTTAATAGGG is a window of Plutella xylostella chromosome 17, ilPluXylo3.1, whole genome shotgun sequence DNA encoding:
- the LOC105398483 gene encoding uncharacterized protein LOC105398483, with protein sequence MESSRWLLALVFLGVALQASGFPSSRRSRASRLPADPEDTSRESKLTTDFKEPSSTTPAAPTNRKNKALNLFNGFFPSFLSSGLEYEDDDDDVTFSVNDDAIDEEDLSRTIPSSRRPQNKKKHGNGNGNSNSNRNNVQNNYQNQQDINSLQYDNSPIFYIRLPPTPYMFVPGLGYVSQPPSLGPPMAPPGPQVADPFINLPLDFVSNAKPTGVYQWSGAPAFPQVQQPYDPYGGYQAPQQMMQQPQRPSYEPSYKPQPKPTPSNSKVTNLKGTYNFNGKPGDSVYVLRDTYNSIYSDALQNFYP